The Alphaproteobacteria bacterium genome includes a window with the following:
- a CDS encoding SCO family protein, with translation MASRPSYPLIAVLLAALAAIGLITWVAWTLTRPAPRVQVGDVRTVAVAPTVKIGGPFTLVDQTGKTVSDTTWRGKLMLIYFGYGFCPDVCPTELQIMSGALDALGNDAARVQPIFITVDPERDTVDFMADYVSHFHPDMVGLTGTEAAVNEAAKAFRVYHRKAVDDSATDYLVDHSSFVYLMGPDGDFLTMFNAGTDPRTMAQTIQSYLK, from the coding sequence ATGGCTTCCAGACCTTCCTATCCGCTGATTGCCGTGCTGCTTGCGGCGCTGGCCGCCATCGGGCTGATCACCTGGGTGGCGTGGACCCTCACGCGTCCGGCGCCCCGGGTCCAGGTTGGCGATGTCCGGACCGTCGCCGTCGCCCCCACGGTAAAGATCGGCGGCCCCTTCACGCTGGTCGACCAGACCGGCAAAACCGTCAGCGACACAACCTGGCGCGGCAAGCTGATGCTGATCTATTTCGGCTACGGCTTCTGCCCCGATGTATGCCCGACCGAGTTGCAGATCATGTCCGGCGCGCTCGATGCGCTGGGTAACGACGCCGCGCGCGTGCAGCCGATTTTCATCACCGTCGATCCGGAGCGCGACACGGTCGATTTCATGGCCGATTACGTCTCCCATTTCCACCCGGACATGGTCGGTCTGACCGGAACGGAGGCGGCGGTCAACGAGGCCGCAAAGGCTTTTCGCGTATATCACAGGAAGGCCGTGGACGATTCGGCGACCGACTACCTGGTCGATCATTCCTCTTTCGTCTACCTGATGGGGCCAGACGGCGATTTCCTGACCATGTTCAACGCCGGCACCGACCCGCGCACCATGGCGCAGACGATCCAGTCCTATCTGAAATAA
- a CDS encoding sodium-dependent transporter codes for MSAREQWGSRRGFILATIGAAVGLGNIWRFSYVAGENGGAVFLFIYLVCILLVGLPLVIAELSLGRRAQGDAVAAFDIAENGGKWRYLGWVGVAGAVLILSYYAVIAGWALKYFSGAATGSLWTAAAAGYGAYFKAFIADPGEPVGWQAAMLAATMFTVAGGVQGGIERMNRWLMPVLVIIIALLAGYALFLPNAGAGVRFLFAPDWAAFARPSVYVAALGQAFFSLGIGMAVFITYGSYMPRSFSLSTSAVAIAFGDSLFAIIAGLAIFPAVFSFGVDPTAGPELAFITLPQIFLAMPGGRMIGAVFFLLLSAAAFTSMVALLEVPVSLAVHRLKMRRWTASALVGGIVFAAGVPSAMSFGVLSHIQIGQHGILDAIDAGVSNFLLPVGGVLVALFVGWRVKRAVALHEADLADSRFGKVWLWLLRYLVPVTILAILLQSASTL; via the coding sequence ATGAGCGCACGCGAACAATGGGGGTCCCGCCGGGGGTTTATCCTGGCGACAATCGGGGCGGCGGTCGGGCTGGGCAATATCTGGCGCTTTTCCTATGTCGCCGGCGAAAACGGCGGCGCGGTATTCCTGTTCATCTACCTCGTCTGCATCCTGCTGGTGGGGTTGCCGCTGGTCATCGCCGAACTGTCCCTCGGCCGACGCGCCCAGGGCGATGCGGTCGCGGCGTTCGATATCGCTGAAAATGGTGGAAAATGGCGCTATCTCGGCTGGGTCGGCGTTGCCGGCGCCGTCCTGATCCTCAGCTATTATGCGGTCATCGCGGGCTGGGCCCTCAAATATTTCAGCGGCGCGGCGACGGGAAGCCTGTGGACCGCGGCGGCGGCCGGTTACGGCGCCTATTTCAAGGCCTTCATCGCCGATCCGGGCGAACCGGTCGGCTGGCAGGCGGCCATGCTGGCGGCGACCATGTTCACCGTGGCGGGTGGCGTGCAGGGCGGTATCGAGCGGATGAACCGTTGGCTCATGCCGGTGCTTGTGATCATCATCGCGTTGCTCGCCGGCTACGCCCTGTTCCTGCCCAATGCCGGGGCCGGCGTGCGCTTCCTGTTCGCACCGGACTGGGCGGCCTTCGCCAGACCCTCGGTCTATGTCGCCGCGCTGGGGCAGGCGTTTTTCTCCCTCGGCATCGGCATGGCGGTCTTCATCACCTATGGCAGTTACATGCCGCGCAGCTTCTCGCTGTCGACCTCGGCTGTCGCCATCGCCTTTGGCGATTCGCTGTTCGCGATCATCGCCGGGCTCGCCATCTTTCCGGCGGTGTTTTCCTTTGGCGTCGATCCGACCGCGGGGCCGGAACTGGCCTTCATCACACTGCCGCAGATTTTTCTCGCCATGCCCGGAGGGCGAATGATCGGCGCGGTGTTCTTCCTGCTGCTGTCGGCGGCGGCCTTTACGTCAATGGTGGCGCTTCTGGAGGTGCCGGTTTCGCTCGCCGTGCACCGGCTGAAGATGCGGCGCTGGACCGCTTCCGCCCTTGTCGGCGGCATCGTGTTCGCGGCTGGCGTGCCGTCGGCGATGAGCTTCGGCGTGCTGTCTCATATTCAGATCGGCCAGCACGGCATTCTCGACGCCATCGATGCCGGGGTCTCGAATTTCCTGCTGCCCGTCGGCGGTGTGCTGGTGGCGCTCTTTGTGGGCTGGCGCGTGAAGCGGGCGGTAGCGCTGCACGAAGCCGACCTCGCGGACAGCCGGTTTGGAAAGGTTTGGCTGTGGCTGCTGCGCTACCTTGTACCAGTAACGATCCTCGCGATCCTGCTGCAATCGGCGAGCACCCTGTAA
- a CDS encoding dicarboxylate/amino acid:cation symporter yields the protein MSDRETGEMRSPSQQRPRSLLPLAETLQQLIRGKLWLQVLIGMVLGIGSGLLLGPSVGLVQADIAAVIGNWLAFPGQLFLALIQMIVIPLVFASIIRGLCSSDNLDQLRSMGLRAIGYFVVTTAVAVTIGVWLALLIRPGDFVDAAEIRAGFGVAAATIDTSVATAPKLNNLPQHFVALLPSNPLSSMVESNMLQVVIFATVVGVALVMMTREKAMPMLDLLATLQEVCMTVVRWAMWLAPWAVFGLMAQLTSRIGLQAFLGMAVYVGTVLLGLLLLLVMFLTIAAIGGGMKPLKFLASARDVMLLAFSTSSSAAVMPLSMKTAEDRLGVRPPISQFIIPLGATINMNGTALYQGVAAIFLAQVFGVDTGTGGLVLIVLTAVGASIGSPATPGVGIVILSSILVTVGVPPAGVALIMGVDRILDMSRTALNVTGDLVACVLMNKWVPAEAPPESPGGG from the coding sequence ATGAGTGATAGAGAAACCGGCGAAATGCGTTCCCCGTCTCAGCAACGGCCACGTTCGCTGCTGCCCCTTGCGGAGACCCTGCAGCAGCTTATCCGCGGTAAATTGTGGCTCCAGGTCCTCATCGGCATGGTCCTGGGGATCGGCTCGGGATTGCTGCTTGGGCCCAGCGTGGGGCTGGTACAAGCCGACATCGCAGCCGTTATCGGCAACTGGCTCGCCTTTCCGGGGCAGCTGTTCCTCGCCCTGATCCAGATGATCGTCATTCCGCTGGTCTTCGCCTCGATCATTCGGGGCCTCTGCTCCAGCGACAATCTCGATCAGCTGCGCAGCATGGGGTTGCGCGCCATCGGGTATTTTGTGGTCACAACGGCGGTCGCCGTCACCATCGGCGTCTGGCTGGCCCTGCTCATCCGGCCCGGCGATTTCGTCGATGCGGCCGAAATCCGGGCGGGGTTTGGCGTGGCGGCCGCCACGATCGATACCTCCGTTGCGACCGCGCCAAAACTGAACAACCTGCCGCAGCATTTCGTCGCGCTGCTACCGTCCAACCCGCTGTCTTCGATGGTCGAATCAAACATGCTGCAGGTCGTCATTTTCGCGACCGTCGTCGGCGTCGCGCTGGTCATGATGACGCGGGAAAAGGCGATGCCGATGCTCGACCTGCTGGCAACCCTGCAGGAAGTCTGCATGACCGTCGTGCGCTGGGCCATGTGGCTGGCGCCCTGGGCCGTGTTCGGTCTGATGGCGCAACTCACGTCACGGATCGGGCTGCAGGCATTCCTCGGCATGGCGGTCTATGTCGGCACGGTCCTGCTGGGGCTGTTGCTGCTGCTGGTCATGTTTCTGACCATCGCCGCCATCGGTGGCGGAATGAAGCCGCTGAAATTCCTGGCATCGGCGCGCGACGTGATGCTGCTGGCCTTTTCCACGTCCAGTTCCGCCGCCGTCATGCCCCTGTCGATGAAAACGGCGGAGGACCGCCTCGGTGTGCGCCCGCCGATCAGCCAGTTCATCATCCCGCTGGGCGCGACCATCAACATGAACGGCACGGCGCTGTATCAGGGGGTGGCGGCAATTTTCCTGGCCCAGGTGTTCGGTGTCGATACCGGCACCGGCGGGCTGGTCCTGATTGTGCTGACCGCTGTCGGCGCGTCCATCGGTTCGCCGGCCACGCCCGGGGTCGGCATCGTGATCCTGTCGTCGATCCTCGTAACCGTCGGCGTGCCGCCGGCGGGGGTTGCGCTGATCATGGGGGTTGACCGTATCCTGGATATGAGCCGTACGGCGCTGAACGTGACAGGCGATCTGGTCGCCTGCGTGCTGATGAACAAGTGGGTGCCGGCGGAAGCGCCGCCGGAAAGCCCGGGTGGAGGCTGA
- a CDS encoding universal stress protein, whose protein sequence is MKRILVATDLSERSDRAIGRAILLAKTLSARLTVLHVIDDDLPASVAETQKQVAGQSMREHLASIPGAKDLDTNLVVGFGKDWSKILQQADTEQSELVILGLHRKSGLGSMFRGTTVERVVRNGDTPVLVAKNRPTRDYRVIVVGVDFSIYSRRALEFALDFSKNSRIQLVHAYEIPFKGFLPSANTHAEMRKRDETLFREMVDQEVEVFLAGLDAQRGRIEIVVSEGDPHSVINAQVAALDADLLVLGTHGRTGVARAFLGSVAEGFLTDPPADVVAVKAW, encoded by the coding sequence ATGAAACGAATTCTGGTTGCTACAGACCTTTCCGAAAGGTCGGACCGTGCCATCGGCCGCGCCATTTTGTTGGCAAAGACCCTTTCCGCGCGGCTGACGGTGCTGCATGTCATAGACGACGACCTTCCCGCGTCAGTTGCGGAAACGCAAAAGCAGGTGGCCGGCCAAAGTATGCGCGAACACCTAGCCTCGATACCAGGCGCTAAGGACCTAGACACAAACCTCGTAGTCGGTTTCGGCAAGGACTGGTCTAAAATCCTGCAACAGGCAGATACCGAACAATCGGAACTGGTCATCCTCGGCCTGCACCGCAAAAGCGGCCTGGGGAGCATGTTTCGCGGCACGACGGTGGAGCGCGTTGTCCGCAACGGCGATACACCGGTCCTAGTCGCCAAGAACCGGCCAACACGCGATTACCGGGTAATCGTCGTTGGCGTCGACTTCTCGATCTATTCCCGTCGGGCACTGGAATTCGCGCTCGACTTTTCGAAAAATTCCCGCATCCAACTGGTGCATGCATATGAAATTCCGTTCAAGGGCTTCCTGCCATCCGCGAATACGCATGCGGAAATGCGGAAGCGGGACGAAACTCTGTTCCGCGAGATGGTCGATCAGGAAGTCGAGGTTTTTCTGGCCGGGCTCGATGCCCAGAGAGGCCGGATCGAAATCGTGGTCAGCGAAGGCGACCCCCATAGCGTTATCAACGCGCAGGTTGCCGCACTCGACGCGGATCTTCTGGTTCTGGGAACGCACGGCCGGACTGGCGTGGCGCGAGCCTTTCTCGGCAGCGTGGCCGAAGGGTTCCTGACCGATCCGCCAGCAGATGTCGTCGCGGTCAAGGCCTGGTAA
- a CDS encoding TauD/TfdA family dioxygenase, translated as MRNSHITVEPVAGALGAEIVGIDLSRDLDDAQFAAVHDALMAYGVIFFRDQNITPQQELAFARRFGEIHFHPFVAGLANLPEVMEIIKTETDVRNFGEGWHTDQMFLPEPALATVLYAKEIPEYGGDTLYASMYAAYDALSDGMKALAGRLKTVNLPDAGRPRGRPATGSYGNLQTMGLSDTEKYEKIAEHPLVRTHPVTGRKALYIGLHTERFADMTWEESQGLLNYLIDHATRPEFTCRFRWRAGSLALWDNRAVLHNAINDYPGRRRRMHRVTVRGDAPF; from the coding sequence ATGCGAAACAGTCATATCACGGTGGAACCGGTTGCCGGCGCGCTGGGCGCCGAAATCGTGGGCATCGACCTGTCGCGGGATCTCGACGATGCGCAATTCGCCGCGGTGCACGATGCCCTGATGGCGTATGGCGTGATCTTTTTTCGCGACCAGAACATCACGCCGCAACAGGAACTCGCCTTCGCCCGGCGCTTCGGTGAAATCCATTTCCATCCCTTTGTCGCCGGGCTGGCGAACCTGCCCGAGGTGATGGAAATCATCAAGACCGAAACCGATGTCCGCAATTTTGGCGAGGGCTGGCACACGGACCAGATGTTTCTGCCGGAACCGGCGCTGGCAACGGTGCTGTATGCAAAGGAAATTCCCGAGTACGGCGGCGATACGCTGTACGCGAGCATGTACGCGGCCTATGACGCGCTGTCCGACGGCATGAAGGCGCTCGCGGGGCGGCTGAAAACCGTCAACCTGCCGGATGCGGGACGCCCTCGTGGCAGGCCGGCGACGGGCAGCTACGGCAACCTGCAGACCATGGGGCTGAGCGACACGGAAAAATATGAAAAAATCGCCGAACATCCGCTCGTCCGGACCCACCCGGTCACGGGGCGCAAGGCCCTCTATATCGGCCTGCATACCGAACGTTTTGCCGATATGACATGGGAGGAAAGCCAGGGCCTGCTGAACTATCTGATCGACCATGCCACGCGGCCGGAATTCACCTGCCGCTTCCGCTGGCGCGCTGGGTCGCTTGCGCTTTGGGACAATCGCGCCGTGCTGCACAACGCGATCAATGACTATCCGGGCAGGCGCCGCCGCATGCATCGGGTGACGGTCAGGGGCGACGCGCCGTTTTGA
- a CDS encoding carboxymuconolactone decarboxylase family protein — translation MDEKMLEAGMAARRRILGDAHVDRAAARTTPLTADFQELISTYAWHVWTRGVLDDRTRRVLVIGTMMAIGRWEEFDMHVGAALRDNFPLLDIKETVIQQGVYCGVPAANTAFHRLQALVDALEKEGVTVNKTGI, via the coding sequence ATGGACGAAAAAATGCTAGAGGCAGGCATGGCCGCCCGCCGCCGGATTCTGGGTGACGCCCATGTCGACCGCGCGGCTGCGAGAACAACGCCGCTGACCGCCGATTTCCAGGAGCTGATTTCCACCTATGCCTGGCATGTCTGGACCCGCGGCGTCCTGGATGACCGCACCCGCCGGGTGCTCGTCATCGGGACCATGATGGCCATCGGCCGCTGGGAGGAATTCGACATGCATGTGGGCGCGGCCCTGCGGGACAACTTTCCCCTGCTGGACATCAAGGAAACCGTGATCCAGCAGGGCGTCTATTGCGGCGTACCGGCGGCGAACACCGCCTTTCACCGGCTGCAGGCGCTGGTCGATGCGCTGGAAAAGGAAGGCGTTACGGTCAACAAGACCGGTATATGA
- a CDS encoding NAD(P)/FAD-dependent oxidoreductase: protein MTTAAITRDPETATFDAVIVGAGFAGMYMLHALRQLGFTARVYEGGGGVGGTWYWNRYPGARCDVESLQYSYSFSEALDQEWEWTEKYAPQPEILSYANHVADRFDLRRDIRFDTRVTAAAFDEGGKCWTVETDRGDRVTAQFCIMAVGCLSAANKPEFPGLSDYTGPVYHTGEWPHEGVDFTGLRVGVIGTGSSAIQSIPLIAKQASALTVFQRTASYTVPAWNEKLDPEYLRAVKADYPALRAKARARPTGFYFPFNTRPALEDSPEDRERQYEEFWSRGGLPFLGAYGDLLFEKAANDTVADFARAKIRAIVKDPKVAELLCPDNVFGCKRLCVDTGYYETYNQPHVTLVDIAQNGIERFTETGIVANGTEYELDAVVCATGFAAMTGSFDRIAITGRDGLTLKEKWAAGPRTYLGLTSVGFPNLFMLTGPGSPSVLASLVQAIEQHVDWVADCIAHMRDVGAASIEPTLTDEDAWVEHVNEVAQVSLRSTCSSWYVGANIPGRPRVFMPYIGGFPVYVNKCNEVMDAGYEGFVLDGAKAGNTPPRIRLTERWHVPLDMDVISPAALAAKRVPVV, encoded by the coding sequence ATGACCACCGCTGCCATCACCCGCGACCCGGAAACCGCCACGTTCGACGCCGTCATCGTCGGCGCGGGCTTCGCCGGGATGTATATGCTGCACGCGCTGCGCCAGTTGGGCTTTACCGCGCGGGTGTATGAGGGCGGCGGCGGAGTCGGAGGCACGTGGTACTGGAACCGCTATCCGGGCGCGCGCTGCGACGTGGAAAGCCTGCAGTATTCCTATTCGTTTTCCGAGGCGCTGGACCAGGAATGGGAATGGACGGAAAAATACGCGCCTCAGCCGGAAATCCTGTCCTACGCCAACCATGTCGCCGACCGCTTCGACCTGCGCCGCGATATCCGCTTCGACACGCGGGTGACGGCGGCGGCGTTCGATGAAGGCGGGAAATGCTGGACGGTCGAGACCGACCGGGGCGACCGGGTCACGGCGCAGTTCTGCATCATGGCGGTGGGCTGCCTGTCGGCGGCCAACAAGCCGGAATTTCCGGGGCTGTCGGATTATACCGGGCCGGTCTACCACACCGGCGAATGGCCGCATGAAGGGGTCGACTTCACCGGGTTGCGCGTCGGCGTGATCGGCACCGGATCGTCGGCGATCCAGTCGATCCCGCTGATCGCGAAACAGGCTTCGGCGCTGACCGTGTTCCAGCGCACGGCGAGCTATACCGTACCCGCCTGGAACGAAAAGCTGGATCCGGAATACCTGCGCGCGGTGAAGGCCGATTACCCGGCGCTTCGGGCGAAAGCGCGGGCGCGGCCGACCGGGTTCTATTTCCCGTTCAACACCAGACCGGCGCTGGAGGACAGTCCCGAGGATCGCGAGCGGCAGTATGAGGAATTCTGGTCGCGCGGCGGGCTGCCCTTTCTCGGGGCCTATGGCGACCTGCTGTTCGAAAAGGCGGCCAACGACACCGTCGCCGATTTCGCCCGCGCCAAGATCCGCGCCATCGTGAAGGACCCGAAGGTGGCCGAACTGCTGTGCCCGGACAATGTGTTCGGCTGCAAGCGGCTGTGCGTCGATACCGGCTATTACGAAACATACAACCAGCCGCATGTGACCCTGGTCGATATCGCGCAGAACGGCATCGAGCGATTCACCGAAACCGGCATCGTGGCCAACGGCACGGAATACGAACTGGATGCGGTGGTCTGCGCCACCGGCTTCGCGGCGATGACAGGCTCCTTCGACCGGATCGCCATTACCGGGCGCGATGGGTTGACCCTGAAGGAGAAATGGGCGGCGGGGCCCCGTACCTATCTGGGACTGACCTCGGTCGGATTTCCGAACCTGTTCATGCTTACCGGGCCGGGCAGCCCCTCGGTGCTGGCCAGCCTTGTGCAGGCGATCGAACAGCATGTGGACTGGGTCGCGGACTGCATTGCCCATATGCGCGACGTGGGCGCGGCGAGCATCGAACCGACGCTGACGGACGAGGACGCCTGGGTGGAGCATGTGAACGAGGTGGCGCAGGTGTCCCTGCGCTCCACCTGTTCGTCCTGGTATGTGGGGGCCAATATTCCCGGCCGTCCGCGTGTGTTCATGCCCTATATCGGCGGGTTCCCGGTCTATGTGAACAAATGCAACGAGGTGATGGACGCGGGCTATGAAGGCTTCGTGCTGGACGGCGCGAAAGCCGGCAACACCCCGCCGCGAATCCGCCTGACCGAACGCTGGCACGTGCCGCTGGACATGGACGTGATTTCCCCCGCCGCCCTGGCGGCGAAGCGCGTGCCGGTGGTTTAA
- a CDS encoding PepSY-associated TM helix domain-containing protein — MQHTRRVLYKVHAWIGLNLGLLLFCVCFSGTVSVFGPELEWLGDPDMRVEQPVGGDPAAMSWQRMHDAVSAAYPDALILRLYGPRGPSWVAQAVVTYGRGDLRRVLVNPYTMQVAGQRSTFGPQSFLRILHKQFYIVPTVLGWHGILVVGPLGLAMLVTVVLGLCSYSRPWRSLFSIRFGRSGRVLWSDLHRAAGVWALLVGLLLSGTGVWYLVEYGLDKAGVVEEDTGKVAMTREMLRRLPLSGVPFDLDGAAARARSAFPELKIQIVALPILGDDVLAFHGDGDAWVVRSRANQVFVNPFTGAVMGVRRGQDLPGFDRWIETADPLHFGTLGGTSTRVIWLVTGLLLCGGIVTGLVTFWLRFGQRGDAAPRRHLWAWLAVVPSIAVIAASIHGTFAFGLQLHDQTQIPKAMERLGATKAGPWQVTMYRDWLPIAAAPGKELQILFSGGRPNVAGVSARIGPESALADMQPFRLRGNRASGNADACTGDCYVDIAIEDRSGIRHTVRMPFPIPARSVDAVRLIPPVPRLPAGAVAIVLAFACLLLLPAGGWIYLQFRTSGYNGSRRREVSAAHSISSNS, encoded by the coding sequence ATGCAGCATACCCGTCGGGTTCTATACAAGGTCCACGCCTGGATAGGCCTGAATCTCGGCCTGTTGCTGTTCTGCGTCTGCTTTTCGGGCACAGTGTCGGTATTCGGACCGGAACTGGAATGGCTCGGCGACCCGGATATGCGTGTCGAACAGCCAGTTGGAGGCGACCCCGCCGCAATGTCCTGGCAGAGAATGCATGATGCCGTTTCCGCCGCTTATCCCGATGCGCTGATCCTTCGGCTGTATGGCCCGAGGGGGCCGTCCTGGGTGGCGCAGGCCGTGGTTACATACGGGCGTGGCGACTTGCGCCGCGTACTCGTCAATCCCTATACGATGCAGGTGGCGGGTCAGCGCAGCACATTCGGGCCGCAGAGTTTTCTCCGCATCCTGCACAAGCAGTTCTATATCGTTCCCACCGTGCTGGGGTGGCACGGAATCCTGGTTGTCGGGCCGCTCGGGCTTGCGATGCTGGTGACGGTCGTTCTGGGGTTATGTTCGTATAGTCGGCCATGGCGGTCGCTGTTTTCGATACGATTCGGGCGCAGCGGCCGGGTGCTGTGGTCCGACCTGCACCGGGCCGCGGGTGTCTGGGCGCTTTTAGTGGGCCTGCTGCTTTCCGGTACCGGCGTCTGGTATCTGGTCGAGTACGGATTGGACAAGGCAGGCGTCGTTGAGGAAGATACGGGCAAGGTCGCGATGACCCGGGAAATGCTTCGCAGATTGCCGTTGTCGGGCGTTCCGTTCGATCTCGATGGCGCTGCAGCACGGGCGCGGTCGGCGTTTCCCGAGCTGAAAATTCAAATCGTGGCGCTGCCAATTCTCGGCGACGATGTCCTTGCGTTCCATGGCGATGGCGACGCCTGGGTTGTGCGCAGCCGCGCCAACCAGGTGTTTGTGAATCCCTTTACCGGCGCAGTGATGGGCGTGCGGCGGGGGCAAGACCTGCCCGGCTTCGACCGCTGGATTGAGACGGCCGACCCGTTGCATTTCGGTACCTTAGGCGGAACTTCGACCCGCGTGATCTGGCTGGTTACGGGGCTGCTGCTATGCGGTGGAATCGTCACCGGTCTGGTGACGTTCTGGCTGCGTTTCGGGCAACGGGGAGACGCCGCGCCGCGCCGGCATCTCTGGGCATGGCTGGCTGTCGTGCCCAGCATCGCCGTTATCGCTGCAAGTATCCATGGTACATTCGCCTTCGGCCTTCAACTGCACGATCAGACACAGATTCCAAAGGCCATGGAACGGCTGGGCGCAACGAAGGCAGGACCATGGCAGGTTACGATGTACCGGGACTGGTTGCCGATAGCGGCGGCGCCCGGCAAGGAACTGCAGATTCTGTTCAGTGGTGGCCGACCGAACGTGGCGGGGGTCTCGGCGCGGATCGGTCCCGAATCAGCGTTGGCGGACATGCAGCCGTTCCGGCTTCGCGGCAACCGTGCAAGTGGCAATGCCGACGCCTGCACCGGGGATTGTTATGTCGATATCGCTATTGAAGACCGGTCCGGCATCCGGCATACGGTGCGCATGCCCTTCCCGATTCCTGCCCGTTCAGTAGACGCCGTGCGGCTTATTCCGCCGGTGCCGCGCCTGCCGGCAGGCGCAGTCGCGATCGTTCTCGCCTTCGCATGCCTGCTGTTGTTGCCAGCGGGAGGCTGGATTTACCTGCAATTCCGGACGTCAGGATACAATGGGTCCAGGCGTCGTGAAGTATCAGCAGCACACAGTATCAGCAGCAACAGTTGA